In Heterodontus francisci isolate sHetFra1 chromosome 5, sHetFra1.hap1, whole genome shotgun sequence, one DNA window encodes the following:
- the si:dkey-154b15.1 gene encoding uncharacterized protein si:dkey-154b15.1 isoform X1: protein MAAKNKMKRRKTIPITPERLQEPEMMFQNPKKIQVLNVPKDIPVERLVNKLTIHFQKPSNGGGEVLDVDYPTTVKQCAYIIFEKEEDANSVLKREHVLKLDEKKYKLEVREADEGHINADNEEVMLFVITKLDISHFPHRKARQLIFRHDFQIVSYKAFIVEIKGSFSSLKKLRSDLMSLIPHQLPHAVTDLRHSANRKRLDRDKESVQSDLAFTNYRQQRASSSSSNSSTTSEEDDYRAGQYASNVQSRSSVRRVHSDKSNSSPLVSSPSSLPVTSSKNIEDTSPNNHRSIRGLQGAVGFSSTSEQRKGGFSKMDNRSLNAYSSHSSTSSSHPSLSITVDTLVFEYVEAFGMNEFHQLLEEYSTEIEKCYIGELCEIFLYPKEAEVRCRRSLSDAKSAVCAHIQNIQQQLRTHEIDLTAIKSCEREKVLCRYKSANGSLIRVLLMIKDQTIILVGPSAESYDTMQYILGKYALPSTTESRGPCQRGRRLNRSEKHAKRNSSCPPTNKQNPMDGSTAYISAIKRTNQTQAPTGDQGQILSSKPSPGCACQRRRSLSESRMTTKRQRSPVKLGVQDSQTKAGSHFEAQRTKSDKQANFPRIRQNLTPVFHKGNKRGKPGIDI from the exons ATGGCAGCAAAAAATAAGATGAAACGGCGCAAAACCATCCCCATTACCCCGGAGAG ACTCCaggaaccagaaatgatgttccaAAACCCAAAGAAAATTCAGGTCCTGAATGTTCCCAAGGACATTCCTGTGGAACGGCTAGTGAATAAACTGACCATTCATTTCCAGAAGCCAAGCAATGGAGGGGGTGAAGTTCTGGACGTGGATTATCCAACCACTGTTAAACAGTGTGCTTACATCATCTTTGAGAAAGAGGAAG ATGCAAACAGTGTCCTTAAACGAGAACACGTACTGAAGTTAGATGAGAAGAAGTACAAATTGGAAGTACGTGAGGCTGATGAAGGACACATCAATGCTGATAATGAAGAG GTAATGCTGTTTGTGATTACAAAACTGGACATAAGCCACTTTCCTCACAGGAAGGCTCGTCAATTAATCTTCAGACATGATTTTCAAATTGTAAGTTACAAAGCCTTCATTGTGGAGATCAAAGGCTCTTTCTCCTCCTTAAAGAAACTTCGAAGTGATCTTATGAGCTTGATTCCCCATCAGCTACCACATGCGGTCACCGATCTCAGACATTCGGCCAACAGAAAGAGGCTCGATAGAGATAAGGAATCTGTACAATCTGATTTAGCATTTACTAATTACAGACAACAAAGAGCTTCTAGTAGTAGCTCCAATTCATCAACAACCAGTGAGGAAGATGATTATCGTGCTGGCCAGTATGCCTCTAATGTACAGTCAAGATCTTCTGTACGAAGAGTCCATTCTGATAAAAGCAATAGTTCCCCTTTGGTTTCTTCTCCATCTTCTCTGCCAGTTACCAGTTCCAAGAACATCGAAGATACATCTCCAAATAATCACAGGAGCATTCGTGGACTTCAGGGAGCAGTGGGGTTTAGCAGCACTTCTGAACAGAGGAAAGGTGGCTTCTCTAAAATGGATAATAGAAGCCTGAATGCATATTCATCTCATTCTTCAACTAGCTCTTCTCATCCTTCCTTAAGCATCACAGTTGATACATTGGTTTTTGAGTACGTAGAAGCTTTTGGCATGAATGAGTTTCATCAGCTTCTTGAAGAATACTCTACAGAAATTGAAAAATGTTATATTGGTGAACTGTGTGAAATATTTTTATACCCAAAAGAAGCAGAGGTCAGATGCCGTAGAAGTCTATCCGATGCCAAGTCAGCGGTTTGTGCACATATCCAAAATATCCAACAGCAACTGAGGACACATGAGATTGATCTAACTGCGATCAAatcctgtgagagagagaaggtATTGTGCAGGTACAAGTCAGCGAATGGTTCCTTAATAAGAGTCCTATTGATGATAAAAGATCAAACCATAATTTTGGTGGGGCCATCAGCTGAGAGTTATGATACAATGCAATATATTTTGGGAAAATATGCTTTGCCCTCAACAACTGAAAGTCGTGGTCCATgtcagcgagggaggagattgaacCGTTCAGAAAAACACGCCAAGCGCAACTCTTCATGCCCTCCAACTAATAAGCAAAATCCAATGGATGGCTCCACTGCCTACATTTCAGCAATCAAACGTACCAATCAAACCCAGGCTCCAACTGGTGACCAAGGCCAGATCCTTTCAAGTAAGCCAAGTCCTGGCTGTGCTTGTCAAAGGCGCCGATCGTTATCAGAGAGCAGAATGACAACAAAGAGGCAGAGGTCTCCAGTTAAATTGGGTGTTCAAGATTCACAAACCAAAGCAGGTAGCCATTTTGAGGCTCAAAGAACGAAGAGTGACAAGCAGGCAAACTTCCCAAGGATCCGTCAAAACCTGACCCCAGTTTTCCATAAAGGTAACAAAAGAGGAAAACCGGGCATAGATATCTGA
- the si:dkey-154b15.1 gene encoding uncharacterized protein si:dkey-154b15.1 isoform X2 has product MMFQNPKKIQVLNVPKDIPVERLVNKLTIHFQKPSNGGGEVLDVDYPTTVKQCAYIIFEKEEDANSVLKREHVLKLDEKKYKLEVREADEGHINADNEEVMLFVITKLDISHFPHRKARQLIFRHDFQIVSYKAFIVEIKGSFSSLKKLRSDLMSLIPHQLPHAVTDLRHSANRKRLDRDKESVQSDLAFTNYRQQRASSSSSNSSTTSEEDDYRAGQYASNVQSRSSVRRVHSDKSNSSPLVSSPSSLPVTSSKNIEDTSPNNHRSIRGLQGAVGFSSTSEQRKGGFSKMDNRSLNAYSSHSSTSSSHPSLSITVDTLVFEYVEAFGMNEFHQLLEEYSTEIEKCYIGELCEIFLYPKEAEVRCRRSLSDAKSAVCAHIQNIQQQLRTHEIDLTAIKSCEREKVLCRYKSANGSLIRVLLMIKDQTIILVGPSAESYDTMQYILGKYALPSTTESRGPCQRGRRLNRSEKHAKRNSSCPPTNKQNPMDGSTAYISAIKRTNQTQAPTGDQGQILSSKPSPGCACQRRRSLSESRMTTKRQRSPVKLGVQDSQTKAGSHFEAQRTKSDKQANFPRIRQNLTPVFHKGNKRGKPGIDI; this is encoded by the exons atgatgttccaAAACCCAAAGAAAATTCAGGTCCTGAATGTTCCCAAGGACATTCCTGTGGAACGGCTAGTGAATAAACTGACCATTCATTTCCAGAAGCCAAGCAATGGAGGGGGTGAAGTTCTGGACGTGGATTATCCAACCACTGTTAAACAGTGTGCTTACATCATCTTTGAGAAAGAGGAAG ATGCAAACAGTGTCCTTAAACGAGAACACGTACTGAAGTTAGATGAGAAGAAGTACAAATTGGAAGTACGTGAGGCTGATGAAGGACACATCAATGCTGATAATGAAGAG GTAATGCTGTTTGTGATTACAAAACTGGACATAAGCCACTTTCCTCACAGGAAGGCTCGTCAATTAATCTTCAGACATGATTTTCAAATTGTAAGTTACAAAGCCTTCATTGTGGAGATCAAAGGCTCTTTCTCCTCCTTAAAGAAACTTCGAAGTGATCTTATGAGCTTGATTCCCCATCAGCTACCACATGCGGTCACCGATCTCAGACATTCGGCCAACAGAAAGAGGCTCGATAGAGATAAGGAATCTGTACAATCTGATTTAGCATTTACTAATTACAGACAACAAAGAGCTTCTAGTAGTAGCTCCAATTCATCAACAACCAGTGAGGAAGATGATTATCGTGCTGGCCAGTATGCCTCTAATGTACAGTCAAGATCTTCTGTACGAAGAGTCCATTCTGATAAAAGCAATAGTTCCCCTTTGGTTTCTTCTCCATCTTCTCTGCCAGTTACCAGTTCCAAGAACATCGAAGATACATCTCCAAATAATCACAGGAGCATTCGTGGACTTCAGGGAGCAGTGGGGTTTAGCAGCACTTCTGAACAGAGGAAAGGTGGCTTCTCTAAAATGGATAATAGAAGCCTGAATGCATATTCATCTCATTCTTCAACTAGCTCTTCTCATCCTTCCTTAAGCATCACAGTTGATACATTGGTTTTTGAGTACGTAGAAGCTTTTGGCATGAATGAGTTTCATCAGCTTCTTGAAGAATACTCTACAGAAATTGAAAAATGTTATATTGGTGAACTGTGTGAAATATTTTTATACCCAAAAGAAGCAGAGGTCAGATGCCGTAGAAGTCTATCCGATGCCAAGTCAGCGGTTTGTGCACATATCCAAAATATCCAACAGCAACTGAGGACACATGAGATTGATCTAACTGCGATCAAatcctgtgagagagagaaggtATTGTGCAGGTACAAGTCAGCGAATGGTTCCTTAATAAGAGTCCTATTGATGATAAAAGATCAAACCATAATTTTGGTGGGGCCATCAGCTGAGAGTTATGATACAATGCAATATATTTTGGGAAAATATGCTTTGCCCTCAACAACTGAAAGTCGTGGTCCATgtcagcgagggaggagattgaacCGTTCAGAAAAACACGCCAAGCGCAACTCTTCATGCCCTCCAACTAATAAGCAAAATCCAATGGATGGCTCCACTGCCTACATTTCAGCAATCAAACGTACCAATCAAACCCAGGCTCCAACTGGTGACCAAGGCCAGATCCTTTCAAGTAAGCCAAGTCCTGGCTGTGCTTGTCAAAGGCGCCGATCGTTATCAGAGAGCAGAATGACAACAAAGAGGCAGAGGTCTCCAGTTAAATTGGGTGTTCAAGATTCACAAACCAAAGCAGGTAGCCATTTTGAGGCTCAAAGAACGAAGAGTGACAAGCAGGCAAACTTCCCAAGGATCCGTCAAAACCTGACCCCAGTTTTCCATAAAGGTAACAAAAGAGGAAAACCGGGCATAGATATCTGA
- the si:dkey-154b15.1 gene encoding uncharacterized protein si:dkey-154b15.1 isoform X3, which yields MLFVITKLDISHFPHRKARQLIFRHDFQIVSYKAFIVEIKGSFSSLKKLRSDLMSLIPHQLPHAVTDLRHSANRKRLDRDKESVQSDLAFTNYRQQRASSSSSNSSTTSEEDDYRAGQYASNVQSRSSVRRVHSDKSNSSPLVSSPSSLPVTSSKNIEDTSPNNHRSIRGLQGAVGFSSTSEQRKGGFSKMDNRSLNAYSSHSSTSSSHPSLSITVDTLVFEYVEAFGMNEFHQLLEEYSTEIEKCYIGELCEIFLYPKEAEVRCRRSLSDAKSAVCAHIQNIQQQLRTHEIDLTAIKSCEREKVLCRYKSANGSLIRVLLMIKDQTIILVGPSAESYDTMQYILGKYALPSTTESRGPCQRGRRLNRSEKHAKRNSSCPPTNKQNPMDGSTAYISAIKRTNQTQAPTGDQGQILSSKPSPGCACQRRRSLSESRMTTKRQRSPVKLGVQDSQTKAGSHFEAQRTKSDKQANFPRIRQNLTPVFHKGNKRGKPGIDI from the coding sequence ATGCTGTTTGTGATTACAAAACTGGACATAAGCCACTTTCCTCACAGGAAGGCTCGTCAATTAATCTTCAGACATGATTTTCAAATTGTAAGTTACAAAGCCTTCATTGTGGAGATCAAAGGCTCTTTCTCCTCCTTAAAGAAACTTCGAAGTGATCTTATGAGCTTGATTCCCCATCAGCTACCACATGCGGTCACCGATCTCAGACATTCGGCCAACAGAAAGAGGCTCGATAGAGATAAGGAATCTGTACAATCTGATTTAGCATTTACTAATTACAGACAACAAAGAGCTTCTAGTAGTAGCTCCAATTCATCAACAACCAGTGAGGAAGATGATTATCGTGCTGGCCAGTATGCCTCTAATGTACAGTCAAGATCTTCTGTACGAAGAGTCCATTCTGATAAAAGCAATAGTTCCCCTTTGGTTTCTTCTCCATCTTCTCTGCCAGTTACCAGTTCCAAGAACATCGAAGATACATCTCCAAATAATCACAGGAGCATTCGTGGACTTCAGGGAGCAGTGGGGTTTAGCAGCACTTCTGAACAGAGGAAAGGTGGCTTCTCTAAAATGGATAATAGAAGCCTGAATGCATATTCATCTCATTCTTCAACTAGCTCTTCTCATCCTTCCTTAAGCATCACAGTTGATACATTGGTTTTTGAGTACGTAGAAGCTTTTGGCATGAATGAGTTTCATCAGCTTCTTGAAGAATACTCTACAGAAATTGAAAAATGTTATATTGGTGAACTGTGTGAAATATTTTTATACCCAAAAGAAGCAGAGGTCAGATGCCGTAGAAGTCTATCCGATGCCAAGTCAGCGGTTTGTGCACATATCCAAAATATCCAACAGCAACTGAGGACACATGAGATTGATCTAACTGCGATCAAatcctgtgagagagagaaggtATTGTGCAGGTACAAGTCAGCGAATGGTTCCTTAATAAGAGTCCTATTGATGATAAAAGATCAAACCATAATTTTGGTGGGGCCATCAGCTGAGAGTTATGATACAATGCAATATATTTTGGGAAAATATGCTTTGCCCTCAACAACTGAAAGTCGTGGTCCATgtcagcgagggaggagattgaacCGTTCAGAAAAACACGCCAAGCGCAACTCTTCATGCCCTCCAACTAATAAGCAAAATCCAATGGATGGCTCCACTGCCTACATTTCAGCAATCAAACGTACCAATCAAACCCAGGCTCCAACTGGTGACCAAGGCCAGATCCTTTCAAGTAAGCCAAGTCCTGGCTGTGCTTGTCAAAGGCGCCGATCGTTATCAGAGAGCAGAATGACAACAAAGAGGCAGAGGTCTCCAGTTAAATTGGGTGTTCAAGATTCACAAACCAAAGCAGGTAGCCATTTTGAGGCTCAAAGAACGAAGAGTGACAAGCAGGCAAACTTCCCAAGGATCCGTCAAAACCTGACCCCAGTTTTCCATAAAGGTAACAAAAGAGGAAAACCGGGCATAGATATCTGA